GACTACGATGTCTTGACGGGGCTGTTCAATCGGCGTCGTGGTGAAGGTTTGGCCGAGCAGCAGATAGCACTAATGCGGCGTCAGCGTCGGCCACTGGGATTGGCTCTGGTCGATCTGGATGACTTCAAACAGATCAATGATCTGCATGGGCATTTGGCCGGTGATCAAGTGCTCCAGCATGTTGCTGCCTATATCGATGAGTTTACCCGACGCTCGGATGTTCTGTTCCGCTGGGGCGGGGAGGAATTTGTGCTGGTGTGTCCTGATACTGATGCCGATGGCATGAAAAGCCTGATGCAGAAGCTTTGTCACGGCATTGCTCGCGTAAGTTTGCCCGACGCGCTGAAAACACTGGATCTGACAGCCAGTATTGGTGTCTCCCTCTATCCGCGAGATGCGACCAGTCTTGTGGACCTGGTCGCTCGTGCTGACTCGGCCCTCTACGCGGCAAAGCATGGAGGCAAGAATCAGGTTGTGCTTTATGACGACCCCCGATGCTGTGAAGGCTGTTCAGCCAACGTACGATGAACGCCCCAGTCGTATCGCACGGTACTGACTGGGAGAAATCCCCATCATTTTTCTGAAAATGCGTGAGAAATAATAGGCATCTTCATACCCTACCGCCCATGCAATCTCTTTGATGCCCTTGTTGGTTACATCCAGCAAGTGGCAGGCTCGTTCAATCTTGAGCTGAATGAAATGGTTAATCGGAGTCGTACCGGTCAATGCCTTGTACTTCTTGATGAAGTGATATTTGGACAAGCTGACGGCGGCTGCCAGGGTATCTACATCGATCTGTTCATGCAGCCGCGCCTGCATCAAGCTGTGAATTTTCTCCAGATCAAGCGACTCCTCCTGCTGTTGCCGCGCCAGAGGGCGTAACAGCGCAATATGTGTCATTAGCTGGCGCATTTGATTGGCGCTGTGCAGGTAAGACGCCAGATGGTGACGTGCCTGGCGTGTGTCCAGCAAGGCTTCAAAATCCGATACCAATCGTGAATGGATCCCCAGTGGCAGCAAGGGGGAGCCGGGGTCCAGCGCCAGTTGATCAATGAACGCCTGGGAGAGCGCGCCATCGAAATGGATCCAGTAGATACTCCAGGGGTCGCGCTGGTCGGTCCAGTAATGATGAGGCGTGCCACGTGGCAGCACCAGCAGGTCCCCGGCACGAATGATTCGGCGTTTGCGGTCGGTGCCGTACTCGACGCGTCCGCTGCCCTCAAGACAGTAGATCAGCAGAAAGTCATCATGCTGTTCACGGCGCATTTCGTGTCCCCGTGCGAGCTGGTAATAACCGATCCCAAGCGGATACAACTGCTCGCTGAGTGGGTGTGTCGCTAGTTTCGAAACCATCTGCCGGGGCAGGACGAAACGGATGCTTTCCGGGGGCAGGGGCCAGCTGGATGGGGTGCTCATGAAATCCTTAGTCTTTGGTTTTATATGCTTTAGTGAAAACCCTTACTTGGCAACAATATAGTCCATCATGTGAGCAACATTATCAATCCTGAGGACCTTCGGGCTGTGTTACAAAATGGACAAGGAATTAACGTTAACGTAAACAGAAGGTGGTTTGGCTGCTTTCTGAACAGATAACAACAATAAATCTGACAGTGAAGGTGAAACGAATGACTCAGCATGTACCACTCCTGATCGGTGGCGAATTTGTCCAGAGTGAAACCAGCCAGTGGCTGCCGGTCACCAATCCCGCGACTCAGGAAGTGCTGGCGCAGGTTCCCTGTGCGACTCCCGAAGAGGTTGAGCGCGCCATCGAAGCCGCCAAGACTGCATTCGAGACCTGGAAGGAAACCTCCGTTGGTGACCGTGCCCGTCTTATGCTGCGCTACCAGCATCTGCTGAAAGAGCATCACGATGAACTGGCTGAACTGCTGGCTCAAGAAACCGGCAAGACCTTTGAAGACGCCAAAGGTGATGTGTGGCGCGGTATCGAGGTAGTTGAGCACGCGTGCAACATCGCGTCTCTGAGCATGGGTGAGACTGTCGAAAACGTTGCTCGCAAGATCGATTGCTACAGCATCACCCAGCCGCTGGGTGTATGTGTCGGCATTACGCCGTTCAACTTCCCGGCGATGATTCCGCTGTGGATGTTCCCGATGGCAATCGCCTGCGGCAACACGTTCGTGCTCAAACCTTCCGAGCAAGACCCGCTGACGCCGATGCGCCTTGCTGAGCTGTTCCAACAGGCGGGTGCCCCTGAAGGCCTGCTGCAGATCGTACACGGTACCAAGGATGTGGTGAATCAACTTCTCACCCACAAGGATACCCCGGCGATC
This DNA window, taken from Marinobacterium iners, encodes the following:
- a CDS encoding AraC family transcriptional regulator; this translates as MSTPSSWPLPPESIRFVLPRQMVSKLATHPLSEQLYPLGIGYYQLARGHEMRREQHDDFLLIYCLEGSGRVEYGTDRKRRIIRAGDLLVLPRGTPHHYWTDQRDPWSIYWIHFDGALSQAFIDQLALDPGSPLLPLGIHSRLVSDFEALLDTRQARHHLASYLHSANQMRQLMTHIALLRPLARQQQEESLDLEKIHSLMQARLHEQIDVDTLAAAVSLSKYHFIKKYKALTGTTPINHFIQLKIERACHLLDVTNKGIKEIAWAVGYEDAYYFSRIFRKMMGISPSQYRAIRLGRSSYVG